CCATCGGCAGCCAAACACCAAATTAGTAGGTCATGATGAGCATTATGGTAATCGGGATGCGAGTCGGTGCTGTGCCGCACGGTGTAGGTGCTAATGAAGTTTCTGTGGCTGTGAGCCAAACGAAAAAGTTCAGTTAGTGAAACAGTAAGCACACACCGTACGAAAAACATACTCGTATTGCGGTCAGACGGCAAAATGAGAAACGAGACCGAAAATCAACTGACAGCCgcaattcatttttattttcacattGGTCCAAGTCGCAGACCGCAGGGTCCGACGTACGAGTATGCCTATCTCTCTATTTCTCTGGGGTTTGGTATTTGGTATTTAATTATGGTTTTCCAACCTTTACGAGCCCGTTTTTGCCTCGCAATTTGCTTGATTTATTTACGAGTACTGTGTGTTGTGTTGTGCTGTGTTTGCCTTATGTTTAAATTGGCGTTAAAACAAACATTTTCATATTTGAGCAATGGCAGTGGGTATTTGTTCGTCttcttttttctttgttttatcaGTGTTTTGTACAAACTATTTAAATACGATATTTCTGAGTGGACTTAAGTTTTTTATCGACTCGTTGATCATCAAACAATCGAGTAATCGAATTCCTAGAGCAAATATGTACCCTAGCCCTATCTCGAGtgctctgctgctgcgctgCCGCTCACGTACACTCGTACAACAGTGGCCGGCACACATACAAAAGCATTTTTTTGTTCACAAAAGCACTGCAAAGcctgtgagtgtgtgcgtgccCCACCGTTGAGCCTTGGCTAAATTGGACTTTATAATCGCAGCCATTTCTAGGCCGCAATCAATTTGATTTCTGCTAATTGCAGGGCTTAAAATATAAAGAAAACTATAAAGGCAATTCCCTGACAAGTGATAAAGGCATTGCTTAACGTTCCATTACCGCAGAGGTTTCCAAACTTTTCGCGGTTTCCCAACACTGACAGCCCGGTGAGACCCCTGGTGGTGGCATTTTGCTGCACTTTGCGCATCTGTGCAACGCTTCCCCGGCTCTTGGGCTCTCCAATATTTGCCAGCTGCTGCGCAAAGTGTGTCAAGCCAAGAAAAACAAAACCTCACCGGGCCACAGCGATAGCAGCGACAGCCCCAACAGCTGTTGCAATTTTTTGGGGCTTGTCCAAGCCGCTTTCTGCGGCCGCTTCTTCACACTTCGTTCGCGCGCTCATTCTTTTTGAGCTCCTATTCGAACAAAGAAGTTATATAAGACCAGAGCCAAGGAAACTGCcgaaaaagaaacaaaagaagcCTAATTTATGCCTAAACATTTGCCAAAATCCACTCGAACCAAAACAAAACCGAAAGAGTAGGAAAAGTATTTCACTGGCTTACTTTGGGTACCACTTCCTCGTGTTGTCCAACCAGCCGGCAAGTCAGTTGGCCAATTGCATTGCTTATACGTgtattattttgttgttgctgctgctgccgctgttgctgctggtcaTTCGCTGCCAAGGTTAATTAAAATTCCAGGCAGCTCCCAGAGAGTCTCTTTCCAGTATTTCGGTTTTCATtcaattgtttttgtttctttgtaCATTTGTGTAATCGCGTGTTTACGGCTTAATTTTAACAATTGTGTTATAAGTTTTTCTCTCGGCCACCTACTACCCGCGCCACTTACATAAGAAACCTCCCAAAGAGCCGAACTTATCAAAAATATCACGGCTTTCTCGGAAATCTATAAATCTACGCGAGCAGGAAGAAAAATATGCTGTCATACAGTGCGTATGCGTGATACGTGACTAGGTTGAGCTATGGAGCGGGACTTATAGAGTGACCCGAGGAAACGGACAGCCCCTAGCTGGTGTGACTTTGCTTCGCATCAGATCCCCCCAAGATCGCCATCAATAAAGAAATTCTATATGGCTCGGGCAGCTCCGTCATAGCGGACAATTAAAATAGTTGAGGCCATTCATATCCAAACCATTTTGCCAGGGTGCTGGAACCCCTGAAAGCAAGAGATCAAGATATTTCAATCAACTCTGCACTGCGGAACTTCCCAGTGGTTCGGCCACGGCCCGCACCTTGCCAGCCTCTCAGTCTCACCCCTGGCTGGGACTTTATTAACTTGTTGATGCCGCAAATTAAAATTCATTAGCTGAAAATGACTGTGGTTAGAGCCAGACGGATACCACGCCGATGCTGGTGCTCGGGGCTCGGGACTCGAACAGGTGACTGCTTTCCACCAAGCTATGCAAATGGGAGCTGCAGAGAGGAGAAGGAGAAAGACGGACAGCCAGCGGAAAGGGCAGGTGCAGAACCTGGACTGGGGCAACTCAATTTCACACTGCCATGATTTGCACTTCTAACACCTTTCCATCTCGTTTTTTCTATCCGGTCAGCCCAAATTAATACGCAAATATGGCTATCCATCGGAGACACACACAGTGGTGACGAAGGATGGCTACATCCTGGAAATGCACCGCATCCCAAAGAAAGGCGCCCAGCCAGTGCTGCTGATGCACGGCATACTGGACACTTCGGCTACGTGGGTACTGATGGGCCCCAAGTCGGGATTGGGTGAGTGAACTAGGATCCTAAGATGCTCATTTTATATCCCATTTGGAATAACTAATTGTTCCTCCCATCCAGGTTACATGCTCTCCGACTTGGGCTACGACGTCTGGATGGGCAACTCACGAGGCAACCGCTACTCGAAGAACCACACCAGCCTTAACAGCGACTACCAGGAGTTCTGGGACTTCACCTTCCACGAGATGGGAAAGTACGATCTGCCGGCGAACATCGACTACATCCTCAGCAAGACGGGCTACGAGCAGCTGCACTACGTCGGCCACTCCCAGGGCACGGCCATCTTCTGGGTGCTCTGCTCGGAGCAGCCCTCGTACACGCAGAAAATCACCTCGATGCACGCCCTAGCCCCCATCGCCTACATCCACGACATGAAGAGTCCCCTCTTCCGGACCCTGGTTCTGTTTCTGGACTTTCTAACAGTAAGTGCGCATCGCTCGCCGGCTCGTTCGCAATTTCCATTTCTCCGCTCTTACTCTTCTGTTTTCGGCCAGGCCGCCACACGAATGCTGCGCATCACAGAGTTCATGCCAAACACAAAATTCCTGGTGGACCACAGCCAGGTTGTTTGCCACGACAATGCCATGACGCAGGACGTCTGCTCCAATATCCTATTTCTGGTGGCCGGCTACAACTCGGAGCAGCTGAACAAAGTGAGTGCCTGGGTCGGCGACGGAGGGAGCCGGGAATCATCAGGTTTCCTGCTGTGTGTCCGCAACATTTTCACGGGACTCCCCACGCGGCGATGAGAGGCATCGATTTGGTCCCGGATTGGACGACCGCTGGCATTCCGGGGGATTGTCTTCATTAAGTTGGCACTTAATTAACTCGCCCCAGTTCGATTGTCGTTCGATTTTGATAGTTTGAGTGGGCGTCGGTGTGGGGCGCGGCTCATGGCTCATGAGCATTGTTAGTGGAGCATCTGGGTGAGTTTTCAGAAGACATCGCATTCGAGGGTGAAGAGCAAATACAAGCTTAGTAACAGACTACATAGTCATTTACTTGTTCACTAATAATCCAATTCACAGCCATTACATTGTATTTCCATGACTTGTGGCACTATTTGTAGATCTTGCTCCATCTAATTTGAACAGTAACACGATTTCCTTTATTGTGTTTCCATTTCATTTAAACCAAACGCAAAATagacaaaaacaacaactgcTGCATGCATTTACGCTTAGGTCGCACCTAGTACATGCCACTATCTTAATCCCCCGTGCGGCCACGATGTTTGCATTAAATATACCCCACTCCCCGGCAAAACTTGGCCGTTAATCGACCGCAAGTTAAACGCCCGCAGATTTGAAATTATGCCCCACAGAGGGCAGGGTGTGTGGGGCTGAAATCGAACATCATTCGAGCATTATGTGTGGGTGAATATGGGCGGGTTTCCCTGACCCGGAATATGCCATTGAAGGGGTGTCATTATCTATTATGTCAGTGACCGCCCACGCCCCCGACCCCGCCAGAGCGGGGCGTTGTTGTTTTCGCTGGCGTTGCTGGCAATTGGCATAATTAACCGGCTCTGGAAGCTGGAGACCCGACAACAAGCGACAATGCATGCAAATTAGGCGCGATTCTCTGGCCCGACATGAACCGAGAACACATCCCATCGCAACCGCCTGTACTGCCATGGCTAACATGGTCTAGGCCGTGTAGCATTGTGTTTGGGACAGGTGTGTGGGGTCGATTCTGAATGTTGAATGGGGTTGGACACTGTTTTGTGGAATTTGAAACTGCATCGCCCCCTTCTTTCTCCATCTACTCCCGCAGACCATGCTACCCGTGATGCTGAGCCACACGCCCTCGGGCGCCTCCATCAAGCAGCTGGAGCACTTTGGCCAGCTGATGAAGTCCGGGCACTTCCGCAAGTTCGACCGGGGCTACCTGCGGAACCAGTTGGAGTACAACCGGATCACGCCGCCGGACTACGACCTGTCGAGGGTGAAGGTTCCAGTGGCCCTGTACTACTCGGTGAACGACCTGCTGGTGTCCACCACAGGGGTGGACCGCCTGGCCAGGGAGCTGCCCAACGTGATCGACAAGTACCTGGTGCCCATGGAGCGCTTCAACCACCTGGACTTCTTGTGGGCCATCGACGTGAAGCCCCTGGTCTACAATCGGCTAGTGAGGAACATCCGGCGGGTCGAGAACCACAAGGCAAAGCTGACGGCCAATCTGGCCAGCTTCTTGGCCatgcagctgcagcggcagcagctgcagaACCAAATCCAATTGCAGATGTCGCAGCTTCCACCCAACGTCCACCTCCCCCACGGCCTCGGCATGGAACTGATCGCGAGCGTAGCGGCCACCGCACCGACGACAgcagccccagccacagccaccaccACAACTACTCCGGACACGACCACATCCGCGGGGGACGAGCTGCAGGTCGGATCCACCAGCACCACATCGGAACTGTACGCGTGACTCTGACGGCCAGCAACGCTCTCACTCGCTCCAATTTCATATGACTGTGATGACATTTTAACAATTTACGCTGCAATCAATCGCACCCTCTCGGTCCCCGGCCGCAGGGACCCCGATCCATCCACTCAGGCACGCCCAGTCTAGGCGCTACTCCATTCCACCCCACTCCAATCATCCAATAAACGGAACCCGAATCACTGCACCCCTCCGCCAAGCACCGACTCGAATGCTGAAAATGTTTATCCACAATTTGCGGCCAGGTTCATTTTCATCGCAATTGTGCGACCCATTTTCTTTGCGACCCTTAGTTCTTTAATTTATGTGTACAAATTTATGAGTAATCCGAAACGTATGTTTAtgttaaataataaaaaatattttaagaGAATCTGAGAGTTTTATTGTGTAAATACTCGGGGCTCTGTAGCGCTGGCTGAACAATGGGTATTAGAATTACTCCATTGCTCCTCCCGTAGATCTGTAGATCCTCTGTAGATCTAATTATTTCTTGGCTTTTGGGTTTTTTGGGTCGGATTATTTGAACTCTTCGGAACTACTTTTAGTAATTAATATTAATATGAAGAGTTTAGCTCAGTTATACGAATCGCGTAAGTGATTAGTTATAGCACATCCATGCCAGCGATTCTGAAAACAGTCAGTTGAGGGTCGAAACGAAAAAGTGGGCTGATGCCAGGattttttcatatttcctaCACACAGTAAACACATTTTAAAACAAAAGATCTCTCTGGAAATGCATATTTTGGTCGGTGGTCGGTGTCGGAAACAGACTTGTAGAAACTTTTGAGCTGAGCAACAAAAACGTGAAGCACGCTTTTCAGCTGCCAAATAAAAATGCCAAAATGTAATATACATAGTTGTGTAGAGTATTCCAAATGTAGATCTTAAGGCACCGATAAGAGTTTCCCGAGAGTTTGAGAAGTTTTAAGGCACCTTCCCGACACACATTATTGATCAACACGAAAGTTCTCCCAGTCCAAAGATAACCCAACGATATGCGTCTTTCTTCAATAAACTTTGCCGCACCGAAGTAC
The sequence above is a segment of the Drosophila miranda strain MSH22 chromosome 4, D.miranda_PacBio2.1, whole genome shotgun sequence genome. Coding sequences within it:
- the LOC108163283 gene encoding lipase 3, with translation MRASDFACGRLLVALLLHCLVALQVCGRAGAFTLLSPFSYSSMSFKNLLNSVLLSSNANLAGGGRNLKSDVLEDASLITPKLIRKYGYPSETHTVVTKDGYILEMHRIPKKGAQPVLLMHGILDTSATWVLMGPKSGLGYMLSDLGYDVWMGNSRGNRYSKNHTSLNSDYQEFWDFTFHEMGKYDLPANIDYILSKTGYEQLHYVGHSQGTAIFWVLCSEQPSYTQKITSMHALAPIAYIHDMKSPLFRTLVLFLDFLTAATRMLRITEFMPNTKFLVDHSQVVCHDNAMTQDVCSNILFLVAGYNSEQLNKTMLPVMLSHTPSGASIKQLEHFGQLMKSGHFRKFDRGYLRNQLEYNRITPPDYDLSRVKVPVALYYSVNDLLVSTTGVDRLARELPNVIDKYLVPMERFNHLDFLWAIDVKPLVYNRLVRNIRRVENHKAKLTANLASFLAMQLQRQQLQNQIQLQMSQLPPNVHLPHGLGMELIASVAATAPTTAAPATATTTTTPDTTTSAGDELQVGSTSTTSELYA